The proteins below come from a single Drosophila miranda strain MSH22 chromosome Y unlocalized genomic scaffold, D.miranda_PacBio2.1 Contig_Y1_pilon, whole genome shotgun sequence genomic window:
- the LOC117189452 gene encoding inhibitor of Bruton tyrosine kinase-like isoform X1 — protein MSTAKAQEYDCTAKCTCRQHGNSTTAALTKRSIDNQNLGAFIFKTCGKFANIIDDLGRSAVHMSASVARYEILEWLLNHGAYINGLDYESGSSPLHRALYYGSIDCAVLLLRYGASLELLDEDTRFPLQAICRKCDEDFTTESQNDVLVWGSNKNYNLGIGNEQNTNAPQAVDFFRKSNIWIEQVALGAYHSLFCDKKGHLYAVGHGKGGRLGIGVENSLPAPKRVKVSSKLNDDSIMCISVSRQHSLLLTRRSLVFACGINTDHQLGVRDAPENLTQFREVVALRDNGAIDLLHVIACDQHSIAYSTKCVYVWGANQGQFGISRTTVIIMAPTLIKLPARTSIRFVEANNAATVIYTEEKMITLFYGDKIRYIKTPNYEDLKSIAVIGGHLKSSTKGSAAALKLLMLTETNVVFLWYENTQQFYRCNFSPIRLPEIKKILYKCNQVLILSLDGCVYRGKCNQIAVPAVMLEEKSKPNMDIWHNNDQNRTEISREHVIRIELQRFPILIVLPISFATRASPRSPCCKSLL, from the exons ATGTCAACAGCCAAGGCCCAGGAATATGACTGCACTGCCAAGTGTACATGTCGCCAACATGGAAACAGCACTACAGCCGCACTCACAAAGCGCTCAATCGACAATCAAAATCTGGGAGCGTTCATCTTCAAGACCTGCGGAAAATTCGCCAACATCATAGATGACCTG GGCCGCTCAGCTGTGCACATGTCAGCTTCGGTGGCGCGATATGAGATTCTGGAGTGGCTTTTGAACCACGGAGCGTACATTAACGGACTCGATTACGAGTCTGGCAGTAGTCCCTTGCACAGGGCCTTGTACTATGGCTCCATAGACTGTGCTGTGCTTCTGCTGCGCTATGGGGCAAGTCTGGAACTGCTAGACGAAGACACACGGTTTCCGCTGCAAGCCATCTGCCGCAAGTGCGACGAAGATTTCACCACAGAGTCTCA GAACGATGTTCTCGTCTGGGGCTCCAATAAGAACTATAACCTCGGCATTGGCAACGAGCAGAACACCAATGCTCCTCAGGCAGTGGATTTCTTTCGGAAGTCCAACATCTGGATAGAGCAAGTAGCATTGGGAGCCTATCACAGTCTTTTTTGCGACAAGAAGGGTCATCTCTATGCCGTCGGCCATGGCAAGGGTGGACGTCTGGGCATTGGTGTGGAGAACAGCTTGCCGGCGCCGAAGCGTGTGAAGGTCTCTTCGAAGCTGAACGACGATTCCATCATGTGCATAAGTGTCTCCCGACAACACTCTCTGCTGCTCACGCGTCGTTCGCTGGTATTTGCCTGCGGCATCAACACCGACCATCAGCTGGGAGTGCGAGATGCGCCCGAGAATCTGACACAGTTCAGGGAGGTTGTCGCATTACGTGACAATGGGGCCATCGACCTGCTGCATGTGATCGCCTGCGACCAGCACTCCATTGCCTACAGCACCAAGTGTGTATACGTCTGGGGTGCCAATCAGGGGCAATTTGGCATAAGTCGCACCACAGTCATTATTATGGCGCCCACATTG ATAAAACTACCTGCGCGAACTTCAATCCGCTTTGTGGAAGCTAACAATGCAGCCACGGTAATTTACACAGAGGAGAAGATGATTACGTTATTTTATGGTGACAAGATTAGATACATTAAGACTCCTAA CTACGAAGATCTCAAAAGCATTGCGGTGATAGGCGGTCATTTAAAGAGCTCCACGAAAGGATCTGCAGCAGCCCTAAAGCTATTGATGCTCACTGAGACGAATGTGGTGTTCCTGTGGTACGAGAATACACAGCAATTTTACAG GTGTAATTTTTCGCCAATACGCCTGCCTGAGATTAAAAAGATCCTGTACAAGTGCAATCAAGTCCTAATACTATCTTTGGACGGCTGCGTCTATCGCGGCAAGTGCAATCAGATAGCCGTGCCAGCCGTCATGCTGGAAGAGAAATCCAAGCCCAATATGGATATATGGCACAACAACGATCAGAATCGCACGGAGATTTCAAGAGAGCATGTGATCCGCATCGAGCTGCAGCGTTTCCCAATATTGATCGTGCTACCGATATCTTTTGCGACGAGAGCTTCTCCTCGTTCGCCGTGCTGCAAGAGTCTCTTATGA
- the LOC117189452 gene encoding inhibitor of Bruton tyrosine kinase-like isoform X2: MSTAKAQEYDCTAKCTCRQHGNSTTAALTKRSIDNQNLGAFIFKTCGKFANIIDDLGRSAVHMSASVARYEILEWLLNHGAYINGLDYESGSSPLHRALYYGSIDCAVLLLRYGASLELLDEDTRFPLQAICRKCDEDFTTESQNDVLVWGSNKNYNLGIGNEQNTNAPQAVDFFRKSNIWIEQVALGAYHSLFCDKKGHLYAVGHGKGGRLGIGVENSLPAPKRVKVSSKLNDDSIMCISVSRQHSLLLTRRSLVFACGINTDHQLGVRDAPENLTQFREVVALRDNGAIDLLHVIACDQHSIAYSTKCVYVWGANQGQFGISRTTVIIMAPTLIKLPARTSIRFVEANNAATLRRSQKHCGDRRSFKELHERICSSPKAIDAH, translated from the exons ATGTCAACAGCCAAGGCCCAGGAATATGACTGCACTGCCAAGTGTACATGTCGCCAACATGGAAACAGCACTACAGCCGCACTCACAAAGCGCTCAATCGACAATCAAAATCTGGGAGCGTTCATCTTCAAGACCTGCGGAAAATTCGCCAACATCATAGATGACCTG GGCCGCTCAGCTGTGCACATGTCAGCTTCGGTGGCGCGATATGAGATTCTGGAGTGGCTTTTGAACCACGGAGCGTACATTAACGGACTCGATTACGAGTCTGGCAGTAGTCCCTTGCACAGGGCCTTGTACTATGGCTCCATAGACTGTGCTGTGCTTCTGCTGCGCTATGGGGCAAGTCTGGAACTGCTAGACGAAGACACACGGTTTCCGCTGCAAGCCATCTGCCGCAAGTGCGACGAAGATTTCACCACAGAGTCTCA GAACGATGTTCTCGTCTGGGGCTCCAATAAGAACTATAACCTCGGCATTGGCAACGAGCAGAACACCAATGCTCCTCAGGCAGTGGATTTCTTTCGGAAGTCCAACATCTGGATAGAGCAAGTAGCATTGGGAGCCTATCACAGTCTTTTTTGCGACAAGAAGGGTCATCTCTATGCCGTCGGCCATGGCAAGGGTGGACGTCTGGGCATTGGTGTGGAGAACAGCTTGCCGGCGCCGAAGCGTGTGAAGGTCTCTTCGAAGCTGAACGACGATTCCATCATGTGCATAAGTGTCTCCCGACAACACTCTCTGCTGCTCACGCGTCGTTCGCTGGTATTTGCCTGCGGCATCAACACCGACCATCAGCTGGGAGTGCGAGATGCGCCCGAGAATCTGACACAGTTCAGGGAGGTTGTCGCATTACGTGACAATGGGGCCATCGACCTGCTGCATGTGATCGCCTGCGACCAGCACTCCATTGCCTACAGCACCAAGTGTGTATACGTCTGGGGTGCCAATCAGGGGCAATTTGGCATAAGTCGCACCACAGTCATTATTATGGCGCCCACATTG ATAAAACTACCTGCGCGAACTTCAATCCGCTTTGTGGAAGCTAACAATGCAGCCACG CTACGAAGATCTCAAAAGCATTGCGGTGATAGGCGGTCATTTAAAGAGCTCCACGAAAGGATCTGCAGCAGCCCTAAAGCTATTGATGCTCACTGA